The following proteins are encoded in a genomic region of Arachis ipaensis cultivar K30076 chromosome B02, Araip1.1, whole genome shotgun sequence:
- the LOC107623241 gene encoding LOW QUALITY PROTEIN: elongation factor G-2, mitochondrial-like (The sequence of the model RefSeq protein was modified relative to this genomic sequence to represent the inferred CDS: substituted 3 bases at 3 genomic stop codons; added 217 bases not found in genome assembly) → MARIARSSAPRLLYTFFSSSVPPASPSPSPSPASSLLAGAFHLRHFSSGNAARARAAAADKEPWWKESMERLRSIGISAHIDSGKTTSTERVLFYTGRIHEIHEVRGRDGVGAKMDSMDLEREKGITIQSAATYCSWKDYKINIIDTPGHIDFTIEVERALRVLDGAILVLCSVGGVQSRSITVDXQMRRYEVPRLAFINKLDRMGADPWKVLNQARSKLRHHSAAMQVLIGLEDDFEGLVDLVQLKAYYFRGSNGEKVVTEEVPADMEALEVEKRRELIEAVSEVDDQLAEAFLGDEPISPADLQEAIRRATIALKFVPVFMGSAFKNKGVQPLLDGVLNYLPCPIEVSSYALDQTKNEEKVELTGSLDGPLVPLAFKLEEGRFGQLTYLRIYEGVIHKGEFIINVNTGKKIKVPRLVRMHSDEMEDIQEAHAGQIVXLFSIHWLLGDTFTDVSVKYTMTSMNVPEPVMSLAVQPVSKDSGGQFSKALNRFXKEDPTFRVGLDPESGQTIISGMGELHLDIYVERIRREYKVDATIGKPHVNFRETVTQRADFDYLHKKQSGGQGQYGRVIGYIEPLRAGSPTKFEFENLLVGQAIPSGFIPAIEKGFKEAANSGALIGHPVENLRVVLTDGATHAVDSSELAFKLASIYAFRQCYTASRPFILELVMLVELKVPTEFQGAVAGDINKRKGVIVGNDQEGDDSIITAHVPLNNMFGYSTALRSMTQGKGEFTMEYKEHSPVSHEVQTQLINSYKGKAAE, encoded by the exons ATGGCACGGATAGCCAGGTCCTCTGCGCCGCGCCTGCTCTacaccttcttctcctcctccgtGCCCCCGGCATCCCCATCGCCGTCTCCGTCTCCGGCGTCGTCCCTCCTTGCCGGTGCATTCCACCTGCGGCACTTCTCGTCGGGCAACGCTGCTCGAGCGAGGGCGGCGGCGGCGGACAAGGAGCCATGGTGGAAGGAGTCCATGGAGCGGTTACGCAGCATCGGGATCTCTGCTCACATCGACTCCGGCAAGACAACTTCGACGGAGCGAGTGCTTTTCTACACTGGTCGTATCCACGAGATCCACGAGGTTCGGGGCAGAGACGGCGTCGGCGCCAAGATGGATTCCATGGACTTGGAGAGGGAGAAAGGTATCACTATCCAGTCTGCTGCTACTTACTGCTCTTGGAAAGACTATAAG ATTAACATAATTGACACACCTGGTCACATTGATTTCACCATTGAAGTTGAGAGGGCTTTGCGTGTCCTTGATGGTGCTATTCTTGTACTTTGTAGTGTTGGTGGTGTGCAAAGTCGGTCCATCACGGTAGATTGACAAATGAGAAGATACGAGGTTCCAAGACTTGCATTTATTAACAAGCTTGATCGAATGGGAGCAGATCCATGGAAAGTTTTAAATCAG GCACGATCTAAACTTCGGCATCATAGTGCTGCAATGCAAGTTCTGATAGGCTTGGAGGATGATTTTGAGGGACTTGTTGATCTTGTGCAGTTAAAAGCATACTATTTTCGGGGTTCTAATGG TGAAAAAGTTGTCACTGAAGAGGTGCCTGCAGATATGGAAGCCTTGGAAGTAGAAAAAAGGCGTGAGCTCATAGAAGCTGTGTCAGAAGTTGATGATCAACTTGCTGAAgcttttcttggtgatgagccCATATCACCTGCTGACCTTCAG GAAGCAATTCGTAGGGCCACCATAGCACTGAAGTTTGTACCAGTGTTCATGGGTAGTGCTTTTAAAAATAAG GGAGTACAGCCACTTCTGGATGGTGTACTTAATTATTTGCCATGTCCAATTGAAGTTAGTAGTTATGCCCTTGACCAAACAAAGAATGAGGAAAAG GTTGAGTTGACTGGAAGTCTTGATGGGCCACTTGTACCGTTGGCATTTAAGTTGGAGGAAGGGCGGTTTGGCCAGTTGACATATTTAAG aatttaCGAGGGTGTGATCCACAAGGGCGAGTTTATTATTAATGTAAACACCGGCAAGAAGATCAAG GTTCCTCGCTTAGTTAGGATGCATTCTGATGAGATGGAG GACATTCAAGAGGCTCATGCAGGGCAAA TTGTCTAGCTTTTTTCCATCCATTGGTTATTAGGAGATACTTTTACCGATGTATCAGTTAAATACACAATGACTTCCATGAATGTTCCTGAACCTGTAATGTCATTAGCTGTACAGCCAGTTTCAAAAGATTCTGGAGGGCAA TTTTCAAAAGCTTTGAATCGCTTCTAGAAAGAGGATCCTACATTCCGTGTTGGTTTAGACCCAGAGAGTGGGCAG ACTATCATTTCTGGAATGGGAGAACTACATTTAGATATTTATGTTGAACGTATTCGGAGAGAGTATAAG GTTGATGCAACTATTGGAAAGCCCCATGTAAACTTCAGAGAAACTGTTACACAACGTGCTGATTTTGATTATTTACACAAGAAGCAATCTGGAGGGCAAGGTCAATATGGACGGGTAATCGG GTATATTGAACCACTTCGGGCAGGATCACCAACTAAATTCGAATTTGAAAACCTCCTTGTTGGGCAAGCTATTCCATCAGGTTTTATCCCTGcaattgaaaaaggttttaagGAAGCCGCCAACTC GGGGGCTTTAATTGGACATCCTGTTGAAAATCTTAGAGTTGTCTTGACAGATGGTGCTACTCATGCCGTTGATTCTAGTGAACTTGCATTTAAGTTGGCTTCTATCTATGCTTTCAGACAG TGCTATACAGCTTCCAGGCCATTTATATTAGAACTTGTTATGCTTGTTGAGCTGAAAGTACCAACAGAATTCCAAGGAGCTGTTGCTGGTGACATTAACAA